gagcagggctgcaggggagctgAGATAGAGCGTGGGGTTAGAGACCTAAGGGAGGGCTTTACCGAGCCGGGGAGGTTGGACCTGAGAGGTTGGCTGGGGGTAACTAAGGAAAGCACTTTTCAGACCTAAAGAACTGCCCGTTGGAAAGCCTCCTGTCAAATGGGAGCTTTTGAAATAGCGGAActgaggctggaggagcaggGACCCAGATCCTTACACACTGTGTTAAGgagttttggtgtgtgttttttcccagtggaaagagagagaagacttCCCTTTGAAGATTTCAGTTTTACAAAGATCACTAGCTAATGCAGGGAACCGCTAGGAAGTCATTGCAGTAGTCACACGGAGGAGAGGATGTTTTTGTATTTGTCACCCATCCATTGCTTGAATAGATTTAAAGCAGTTAGCGTTTTGCAAGTGAGTTGTTTCGGACTCACATAGACATTCTGTAGTATTCATcaacctaaaaataaattaatagagcTATGGCTTGGTGtgctaatttttttattgttttacctaCATACTCAAGAGTAGACTACAAAGAACACACTTCTcaattcttaaatatgttttttaattgatttttagaaagggggagtgagagtgagaaacatctgttgccacccacccccacccccaccgctgaTGGAGTCTGTAACCTGGGCAGTGCCCTGATCAGGATTCAAAGCTGCAACCTTTCTATTCAggggagccacacaggccagggcgtGCACTTTTCAGTTCTTTAAATTCATAATCCTAAAGACGAAATCATTGTCCAGAGAAGCAAAAGAAAGCAGATAAAGGGGGAAAACCTGAAATGTGTCAAAGATGTCAGAGCAATTAGTAAACTTctaatgtgccctgaccggtttggctcagtggatagagcgtcagcttgcaggcacatccctagtaggggtcatgcaggaggcagctgatggatgtttctctctcatcaacgtttctaactctgtatccctctcccttcctctctgtaaaaaaatcaataaaaatatatatttttttaaaaacttctaatgtgaggacaaataaaaatagatttttacagAGCAGGAGAGTAGAGATTCAATAGTGAAGAAGGATCTAGGAAGACCATGAGTGATATGGTAGGAAATATTAAAGTAAATGTAAATTTAAGAAGAATAAAGGAagggaatatttttaataattcatgtCTTaatttaaatcagaatctctgaaatGGATTGATTGTAGTGAAAATACAGCAGAGAAGTCTCCCCTTAAATTATATGtagtatataaaacattttaatattcataGAAAACAAGTATGTTTACTAATTTGTATAATCAATTATATATAGAATAATCGAAATCTGTGGATTTGTTTTAACATTAATTTGACATAACCATAATAAGCCTTTCACGGTTGAGTAAATATAAAAGGTTTAATAGAAGTTTTGTTCCTTAAAATCCAGGTGAACACTGACCAATCACTTGAATgaaaacttcctttttttaatgcgatttaatttatatatcatagttcacccatttaaagtatacaattaggTGGATTTTAGTGTACTCACGGAGCtgtacaaccaccaccacaatcttaatttttgaacattttgATGGCCCCCAAAGGAAATACCATACTCATTAGTCACTCCCTAGCCCCTCTACCCTAACGTTACCTAGGCAATtgttaatctactttctgtctctgcagATTTGCCTGTTTTGAACAattcatgtaagtggaataatacaatatgtagtcttttgtgactagcttctttcacttagcataatgttctcaagattTCAGACCcatagaattttcttttaaaatgaaacaaagtctGGCTTTACAAATTCCTTGAGATACAAATTCCTTTGTAATTTGACACTCAACGATAGTTTGATTAATGAGTTCATATTTATGATTCTCTTTTTTAACAGACGATCTTTGAAATTCAACAACAATGGAGAAGACTCACGAAAAAGTGCAAAGAATTCTTCTAGAACCCTACAAGTACTTGCTTCAGTTACCAGGTAGGTTTTACATAGTAGTGGTCATTCACATGTTAGCCTTCAGACTCACATAGGCATTCCGTAGTATTCATCAACCTAAAGCTAAATTAATAGAGCCATGGCCTGGtgtgctaatttttttttattgtttcacctACATACTCAAGAGTACACTACAAAAAACACACTTttcaattcttaaatattttttaactgatgTTTAGAAataagggaagggagaggatgagagagagaaacatctattgccACCCACACCAAATGTTGGCATTCAGAAAAGGTTAGGTTTGCCAGCTCttgagatttttatatttaaggtCATGCATAGGAGAAAAGTGATTATTGGTTATTAAAAGGGACATTTTTGAGGTACCCTTAAAAATATGCAAGTATATAACttacctaaaaattaaaaatacttaaaacattTGAGTACCTTTTTGGAGATTTTATTACTTATGGATGCTACACTTTCCTATTCCCCACTAGGTTAAGGAACGCTATGCCAATTTGTGCAACAACAAAAAGCTTCCGTTACCTGCCATGCTCATGCttctacccacacacacactccatttcTTACACTACTAGTTCCTTTAACAGCCAAATAGTAATGCTTCTAAGTCACATTACTTAAAAGCATAACCCACATTATTCCTATGTAAAGATGGGCCACCTGGTCATGGCTTCCAACGGTTACACTTGCCTAATCATGTTTATGTGTATGCACGTgtgttattttgatattttttttaactttggaaaaaatgataatagtaaAAATTCAGACATATAACAAGTGTAAgttcttagaataaaattcacTTATAAACCAGTCACTTGGAACCTGAAATACTCTTTTCTCATATAAAGGGGAATACTTCAGGCCATGGTAGTTATTTTTTGGTAGGAAAGCGGCAGAGCTGTCCGTTCTCTAAAACTTTAATTTAAAGGAATGCTACATAATTTTAAGAGGTAATTGTATGAGGTAATTCAATAGCAATGTACATTTCACTAGAAATACCTATGTTCTCAAAAAAAATGCCTATGTTCTCTAATATGTTCTGTGAAATTGACAGTGCTAATTAACTGCCACTAACTAGGCTGGCATCCTTTCAAAAGGAATGAATTAGATCATAATTCCTAAACCCCAATTCCATTCCAGAATTGTTGATACAAGTTAAGATGAAAGTAATGGGCTGCTGAAGGGTTAGAACCTCTGCTGCCCGCCCTGGTTTTAAGGTTGGGGTTAGAATGTGCATTTCGACAGAAGGGTCCAGTGGGCCCAGCACTGGAAGCTCTCCAGTGGGTAATGGGTGATGGGGTTGGATTTATCAAGTCCGATCTGTTTCGAGtaaatttctgaaatgttttttataattaaagtaTTAACTTTACTgccaaattttattctttaattgcaGGTAAGCAAGTGAGAACCAAACTTTCACAGGCATTTAATCATTGGCTAAAAGTTCCAGACGACAAGCTTCAGGTATCTAGGCAATTCCaatcctccctcttttttttttttttttttgctttgggtagagagtgagaaacattgatttcttgTTTCGTATattttatgcatccattggttgattcttgcatgcaCCCAGGCTGGGATGCCCTAACAAACTaggctacctagccagggcctcTAACCTCATTCTTAATCCCCAAGAAATTTATGGCATCACGTAAAAATACTCCTAGCTCTTAATTTTGTTTAATGCTCATGCAATCTACTGTTTTCATATTGGGGTTGCTAAAAAATTACTACTTTTAAAAACTAAGGCACCTGAGACCATCATAATCTGTTCATGTAGtatttcaaatatgaaaaaaaaatgaacttttcatttgtctttttgttagATTATCATTGAAGTGACGGAAATGTTGCATAATGCCAGTTTGCTCATCGATGATATCGAAGACAACTCAAAACTCCGCCGTGGCTTTCCCGTGGCACACAGCATCTATGGGATCCCGTCTGTCATCAATTCTGCCAATTATGTGTATTTTCTTGGCCTGGAGAAAGTCTTAACTCTCGATCACCCAGATGCAGTTAAGCTTTTTACGCACCAGCTCTTGGAACTCCATCAGGGACAAGGCCTGGATATTTATTGGAGGGATAGCTACACTTGTCCCACTGAAGAAGAATACAAAGCGATGGTGCAGCAGAAGACCGGTGGACTGTTTGGATTAGCAGTGGGTCTCATGCAGTTGTTCTCTGATTACAAAGAAGATTTAAAGTCACTACTTGATACACTGGGGCTCTTTTTCCAAATTAGAGATGATTATGCTAATCTACACTCCAAAGAATATAGTGAGAACAAAAGCTTCTGTGAAGATCTCACAGAGGGCAAGTTCTCGTTCCCGACTATTCATGCTATCTGGTTGAAGCCCGAAAGCACCCAGGTGCAGAACATCTTGCGCCAGAGAACCGAAAACATAGACATTAAAAAGTACTGTGTACATTATCTTGAGAGTGTCGGTTCTTTTGAATATACTCGGAATACTCTTAGAGAGCTTGAATCGAAAGCCTACAAACAAATTGATGCACTCGGTGGCAACCCTGAACTGGTAGCTCTAATAACGCAGCTAAGTAAAATGTTCAAAGAAGAGAATTAGTAATATTAAGCCATTCTTGATTAGGCCTGACAGCTTATTTTAGTtgattatttttttgtcttttagcctatttttttataaatttggagCAAGCTGTTTGTCTCTGAAAACGGAGTGGACAGGGGCGATGTGGGTGAGGTGGTTTTCATGTAGAACCACTCTGTAATCATTGTACACAATGGAGGGAGCCGAGAGGAGTCTCATTTAATTAGGTGTAATGTGAATGTCGAAGTGTGCTGTGTTGGGTCCTTGTGGCCAACTCTGCCAGGAGTGTTTGATTGATTCTGTCAATAAAGAATTCGACTTCCGTCTTCTCTGCACTGGGAGCAGCTCTCCTCTTCCCCTGAACGTGTCCGCCTGCGCCAAGCTggtctccacccctcctcctccaggggcaCCTCTGGGCTGCTGAGGGGTCGCTGCTTGCAGTGGTGCTGAGACGACCGGGGACATGGAGAGGTGAGAGCCTCCGCAGCCTGCCAGCCCCACGTCCCCTGGCCTCGCTTACTTCCAGCTGCAGCTTCCGAACCAGGGGACATGGACACAGCAGCCAGGGTCCTCGGGGCTGGGACTGTGTTTGGGAACCTCATCACTGTTATGCCAGGGACCCTTCTCTGAAGCAACAGCCCTCCTGTGCCATCTGGGCTTTGCCCTCTCAGGCCATGGGGCTCGTGCCTGGTGGTGGCCTTGCTATCTCCACCTCATTACCTTTCTCCCGGGTCTGGTCTGCCCTGTATGTTCCTGTCCTGTACCTCCCCACACAACCTGGGGAAAGTGGCTGGCTGAGGGTTTGACAGAGGGAAGacagtaataagaaaaaaaagaagcttccAGGAATATCAATACTTCGGACTATACTGTATGGGCAGTTCCCAATTCATCTACCCCAAGGCTGACAGTTCCAAGCCAGTGGCTACTTGGGACCAGTTTCTATGGCTCGATGGCCCATCGACTATGGGAATTCCTCTTCCTAAAAGTTGCTGCTTAGAGTATCAGTCTCCTTCCTGGAAATTCCCGTGAGTCTTCCATGAGAAGGCTGACAGTGATAAACAGCATCAAGAAGTCTTTCACACGCCGGCCCAAGTTGGTTGGTTATAAAGTAACTGGTGCCCCCAAACTGATTAGTATCGGGGTATAACAGTCTGtccatttggaaagaaaaaaagtacatgGAGAAGTATTTTAAGAAGGAGCCTTTAAACCTTTGTCTACTTTCCCAGGGTTAGTAGTAAAAATCATAAAAGAGCAGTTAGCTCACTTCAGGAGGAAATGCCCTTTTCCTTCCCACGCACCACCCCGCTAGAAGGCAGCTGGTGCTTGAATGGAAAGGGAGCTGCAGGCCTCTTTAATCTctgatgaaaggagagagagtgtTAACATGAGATCTGGTGCCTGCCTGCAAAGTCTCCACGCTACCATCCGGCACTAATTAGCTGTCCAGTGCCTTAACCCTGGCTCCCTCTTGTGGAATTCCCAGCCCAAACCCCTGGAGCCATCTGAGGCCGGGAGGTAGGAAGAGGCCTCGGTGACTGTTAGAAGTGCTGACATCCCGAAATGAAGGTTGTGTTTCTCAGAAACAGTGCGTTTGGCTGGATCGGTTCTATAGGCTGTTGTCTCCGATCTGATCACCAGCACCTGTACTGGCCTGAGACATTCTCACCAAAGCACTCACACCTTTTCGATAAGTTGGAGGACACCTCGGTAagattttcaacaataaagataaatttcttaAGTTGGGTACTGTCTTTACTAACTTGTATGAAAATTTGaatctttcattttaattgaGACTAGGGAACCTCTTAAAATCATGGGTATTTGTGCT
This sequence is a window from Eptesicus fuscus isolate TK198812 chromosome 24, DD_ASM_mEF_20220401, whole genome shotgun sequence. Protein-coding genes within it:
- the GGPS1 gene encoding geranylgeranyl pyrophosphate synthase isoform X1 → MEKTHEKVQRILLEPYKYLLQLPGKQVRTKLSQAFNHWLKVPDDKLQIIIEVTEMLHNASLLIDDIEDNSKLRRGFPVAHSIYGIPSVINSANYVYFLGLEKVLTLDHPDAVKLFTHQLLELHQGQGLDIYWRDSYTCPTEEEYKAMVQQKTGGLFGLAVGLMQLFSDYKEDLKSLLDTLGLFFQIRDDYANLHSKEYSENKSFCEDLTEGKFSFPTIHAIWLKPESTQVQNILRQRTENIDIKKYCVHYLESVGSFEYTRNTLRELESKAYKQIDALGGNPELVALITQLSKMFKEEN
- the GGPS1 gene encoding geranylgeranyl pyrophosphate synthase isoform X2; protein product: MLHNASLLIDDIEDNSKLRRGFPVAHSIYGIPSVINSANYVYFLGLEKVLTLDHPDAVKLFTHQLLELHQGQGLDIYWRDSYTCPTEEEYKAMVQQKTGGLFGLAVGLMQLFSDYKEDLKSLLDTLGLFFQIRDDYANLHSKEYSENKSFCEDLTEGKFSFPTIHAIWLKPESTQVQNILRQRTENIDIKKYCVHYLESVGSFEYTRNTLRELESKAYKQIDALGGNPELVALITQLSKMFKEEN